In Streptococcus uberis, a single window of DNA contains:
- the whiA gene encoding DNA-binding protein WhiA: protein MSFTTKVKEELIHQSTTDKKELSAIIKLSGSLSLNQQALTLAITTENAKIARYIYSLFESYYAIQPEIKYHQKTNLKKNRVYTVLINQMVDKILSDLKLADSFFGLETGIESEVLTDDELGRFYLKGAFLASGTVRDPESGKYQLEIYSVYLDHAQDLAKLLHKFMLDAKTIEHKSGAITYLQKAEDIMDFLIVIGAMESKDAFESVKLLREARNDINRANNAETANIAKTIKASMKTINNIVKIMETVGLESLPIELQQIAQMRINHPDYSIQDIADHLEFPLSKSGVNHRLRKLNKIADDL from the coding sequence ATGAGTTTCACGACAAAGGTTAAAGAGGAATTAATCCATCAATCCACAACTGATAAGAAAGAACTATCTGCTATTATCAAACTTTCTGGAAGTTTAAGCTTAAATCAACAAGCTCTAACCCTTGCTATTACAACGGAAAATGCGAAAATAGCACGCTATATCTATTCTCTTTTTGAAAGTTATTACGCGATTCAACCCGAGATTAAATATCACCAGAAGACAAATCTTAAGAAAAATCGTGTCTACACCGTTTTGATTAACCAAATGGTGGATAAGATTCTATCTGATTTAAAGCTGGCAGATTCATTTTTTGGACTTGAGACAGGTATTGAGTCGGAAGTGTTAACAGATGATGAACTTGGCAGATTTTATTTAAAAGGTGCATTTTTGGCATCTGGCACTGTAAGAGATCCAGAATCTGGAAAATACCAATTGGAAATTTATTCTGTCTATCTTGACCATGCACAAGATTTAGCTAAATTACTTCATAAGTTTATGCTTGATGCCAAGACAATTGAGCATAAAAGTGGCGCAATAACCTATCTTCAGAAAGCTGAGGATATTATGGACTTTCTCATTGTTATTGGAGCAATGGAGAGTAAAGATGCTTTTGAATCTGTAAAACTTTTACGAGAAGCACGTAATGATATTAATAGAGCTAATAATGCTGAAACAGCAAATATCGCCAAAACAATCAAGGCAAGCATGAAAACCATCAACAATATTGTAAAAATCATGGAAACTGTTGGTCTCGAAAGTTTGCCCATTGAATTACAACAAATTGCTCAAATGCGTATTAATCATCCGGATTATTCTATTCAGGATATTGCGGATCATTTAGAGTTTCCCTTATCAAAGAGTGGCGTTAATCACCGCTTACGAAAACTCAATAAAATTGCAGATGATTTGTAA